One Capra hircus breed San Clemente chromosome 29, ASM170441v1, whole genome shotgun sequence genomic region harbors:
- the LOC108634204 gene encoding HRAS-like suppressor 3 codes for MASPEPRLGDLIEIFRPFYRHWAVYVGGGYVVHVVPSSGISGAGGSSIVSSALDRAIVKKEQLCDVVGKDRYKVNNKHDDEYNPFPPSNIVQQAEELVGRELWYSLICKNCEHFVNELRYGVSRSDQVGHIPQKLP; via the exons CCCGAGCCCAGGCTTGGAGACCTCATCGAGATTTTCCGCCCTTTCTACAGACACTGGGCTGTCTACGTTGGTGGCGGATATGTGGTACACGTGGTACCCTCAA GCGGAATCTCGGGAGCTGGTGGGTCCAGTATCGTGTCTTCAGCACTCGACAGGGCCATAGTAAAGAAAGAGCAGCTGTGTGACGTGGTTGGGAAAGATCGATACAAGGTCAACAACAAGCACGATGATGAGTACaacccattccctcccagcaacatCGTCCAGCAGGCAGAAGAGTTGGTGGGCCGGGAGTTGTGGTACAGTCTGATCTGCAAGAACTGCGAGCATTTCGTCAATGAGCTGCGCTACGGGGTCTCCCGCAGCGACCAG GTAGGCCACATCCCCCAGAAGTTGCCTTAA